In Clostridium swellfunianum, a genomic segment contains:
- a CDS encoding N-acetyltransferase, translating to MIKKLEVSHIKDIMDIWLKTNITAHSFIPEKYWINNYEVVENEYLPIAQTFIYEEDEEVKAFISIINDSFIGALFVSEKHQGQGVGKKLINYCKDKYASMELCVYKENTNAVNFYKSCSFDIVKEQPNEDSGFTEYVMKWEK from the coding sequence ATGATTAAGAAACTAGAGGTTTCACATATAAAAGATATTATGGATATTTGGCTTAAAACCAATATTACTGCTCATAGCTTTATACCTGAAAAGTATTGGATTAACAATTATGAGGTGGTTGAAAATGAATATCTACCTATTGCTCAAACCTTTATATATGAAGAAGATGAAGAGGTAAAAGCTTTCATAAGTATAATTAATGATTCTTTTATAGGAGCATTGTTTGTTTCAGAGAAGCATCAAGGGCAGGGAGTTGGAAAGAAACTAATTAATTATTGCAAGGATAAATATGCAAGTATGGAATTATGCGTATATAAGGAAAACACTAACGCAGTTAATTTTTATAAAAGCTGCAGCTTTGACATTGTGAAGGAACAGCCTAATGAGGATTCTGGTTTTACTGAATATGTAATGAAGTGGGAAAAATGA